The Kutzneria kofuensis genome has a window encoding:
- a CDS encoding GAF domain-containing sensor histidine kinase — translation MPEADASAVLGSLRLDELLAEVQERLAEIVKTRDRVQGLLDAVLAVGSGIELDSTLTRIVQAAADLVDARYGALGVLASTGDGLSEFVYLGIDAEQRGLMGHLPEGRGLLGLLIHDPKPIRLADLSSHPASVGFPANHPPMHSFLGAPVLVRDEVFGNLYMTEKRGGGEFTADDEVVLRALAAAAGVAIENARLFERSQQRQRWLEASSEIRAELLGGATVDDALRLVVLRAMELTDSSCAMVLVADGDDTLTVRGVVGTCADQLAGAVLPDARPLLDNAPRLVPDLVLELGGRLAGDVLGPGLVVEFRTSDGSTGALVTARDKGGVEYRPDDVPLVTSFADQAALALELAEKQRTKGMLDLLADRDRIARDLHDHVIQRLFATGLSMQGTLRMIADPEARKRIQHAVGQLDQTVMEIRTSIFDLHTADEVDSLRRTLLDVVSELTNGTDVSPSVRMSGAVDTLVPPEIAPHAEAALREGLSNALRHARATHIVVTIEAAHDLIVDVLDDGVGVPETLARSGLANIENRASAFGGTLTVGPGRDGGTRYTWKVPIRPAP, via the coding sequence ATGCCAGAGGCCGACGCGTCAGCGGTGCTGGGCAGCCTGCGGCTGGACGAGTTGCTGGCCGAGGTGCAGGAGCGGCTGGCCGAGATCGTCAAGACCCGCGACCGGGTGCAAGGCCTGTTGGATGCCGTGCTGGCGGTCGGGTCGGGGATCGAGTTGGACTCCACGCTGACCCGGATCGTGCAGGCCGCGGCCGACCTGGTCGATGCCCGGTACGGGGCGCTGGGCGTGCTGGCCAGCACCGGCGACGGCCTGTCCGAATTCGTGTATCTGGGCATCGATGCCGAGCAGCGCGGGCTGATGGGTCACCTGCCGGAGGGGCGGGGCCTGCTGGGTTTGCTCATCCACGATCCCAAGCCGATCCGGCTGGCCGATCTGAGCAGCCATCCCGCCTCGGTCGGCTTCCCGGCCAACCACCCGCCGATGCACAGTTTCCTCGGCGCGCCGGTCCTGGTGCGTGACGAGGTGTTCGGCAACCTGTACATGACCGAGAAGCGCGGCGGTGGCGAGTTCACCGCGGATGACGAGGTCGTGCTGCGGGCGCTGGCCGCAGCCGCCGGCGTGGCGATCGAGAACGCGCGTCTGTTCGAACGGTCCCAGCAGCGGCAGCGCTGGTTGGAGGCGTCGTCGGAGATCCGGGCCGAGTTGCTGGGCGGGGCCACTGTGGACGATGCTCTGCGGTTGGTCGTGTTGCGGGCCATGGAGCTGACGGATTCATCGTGCGCCATGGTGCTCGTCGCCGACGGGGACGACACGCTCACCGTCCGCGGCGTTGTCGGGACGTGCGCCGACCAGCTTGCCGGTGCCGTGCTGCCCGACGCCCGCCCGCTGCTCGACAATGCCCCGCGGCTCGTTCCCGACCTGGTGCTGGAGCTCGGCGGCCGGCTCGCCGGCGACGTGCTCGGCCCCGGGCTCGTCGTGGAGTTCCGCACCTCCGACGGCAGCACCGGTGCGCTGGTCACGGCGCGGGACAAGGGCGGCGTCGAGTACCGCCCCGACGACGTTCCGCTGGTGACGTCCTTCGCCGACCAGGCCGCGCTGGCCCTGGAGCTGGCCGAGAAGCAGCGGACGAAGGGCATGCTCGACCTGCTGGCCGACCGTGACCGGATCGCCCGGGACCTGCACGACCACGTCATCCAGCGGCTGTTCGCGACCGGCCTGAGCATGCAGGGCACGCTGCGGATGATCGCCGATCCCGAGGCGCGCAAGCGGATCCAGCATGCCGTGGGCCAGCTCGACCAGACCGTGATGGAGATCCGGACGTCGATCTTCGACCTGCACACCGCCGACGAGGTCGACAGCCTGCGCCGCACCCTGCTCGACGTCGTCTCCGAGCTGACCAATGGCACCGACGTCTCGCCGTCGGTACGCATGTCCGGCGCCGTGGACACCCTCGTCCCGCCGGAGATCGCCCCGCATGCCGAGGCGGCTCTGCGTGAGGGTCTGTCCAACGCGCTGCGGCATGCTCGTGCCACGCACATCGTGGTCACCATCGAGGCCGCGCACGATCTGATCGTGGACGTCCTCGATGACGGCGTCGGAGTGCCGGAGACGCTGGCCCGCAGCGGTTTGGCCAACATCGAGAATCGGGCCTCCGCCTTCGGCGGCACCCTGACCGTCGGCCCCGGCCGGGACGGCGGCACCCGCTACACCTGGAAGGTGCCGATCCGGCCAGCCCCCTGA
- a CDS encoding Acg family FMN-binding oxidoreductase: MTSPVPASLGLSPAEVTTVLEAAAMAPSVHNSQPWRFRVLPDRIELHADLTRRLPATDPGDKELRLACGAALTNLRIALEALGIRPLVTLLPRNAGPDALATVRHGGQVAPSYRIADLRRAIPSRHTNRKPFRDIPVMPAQLSQLVRAALTERSWLHPITDPAQRSRLHAMVTRAHQIQLSSVEFRAELEHWTGHGGERRDGVPARSAGPMPEPQDRWVLRDFSGGQARDRLPGKDFEREPLIAVVCSYYEGLLAELHAGQAMQRVLLTATTLGLSASFIAQPIEVPECRKQLRHLLGAGITPQTILRIGHGSPVAPTPRRPVAELLIDAERMLPGGNP, encoded by the coding sequence ATGACCAGTCCAGTCCCCGCCAGCCTCGGGCTCAGCCCGGCCGAGGTGACCACCGTGCTCGAAGCGGCGGCCATGGCCCCGTCGGTGCACAACAGCCAACCCTGGCGATTCCGGGTCCTGCCCGACCGCATCGAGCTGCACGCCGACCTCACGCGCCGGCTACCGGCCACCGACCCGGGCGACAAGGAACTGCGGCTGGCATGCGGCGCCGCCCTGACCAACCTCCGCATCGCGCTGGAAGCCCTGGGGATCCGCCCGCTGGTGACGCTGCTGCCGCGCAACGCCGGCCCGGACGCGCTCGCGACCGTGCGGCACGGAGGCCAGGTCGCGCCGAGCTACCGGATCGCCGACCTGCGTCGGGCCATCCCCTCCCGGCACACCAACCGCAAGCCGTTCCGCGACATCCCAGTGATGCCCGCGCAGCTCAGCCAGCTCGTCCGGGCCGCACTGACCGAACGGTCGTGGCTGCACCCGATCACCGATCCGGCGCAGCGGTCCCGCCTGCACGCGATGGTCACCCGCGCCCACCAGATCCAGCTCTCCAGCGTCGAGTTCCGCGCCGAACTGGAGCACTGGACCGGGCACGGCGGCGAACGCCGCGACGGCGTGCCCGCCCGCTCCGCCGGCCCCATGCCCGAACCGCAGGACCGGTGGGTGCTGCGCGACTTCAGCGGCGGCCAGGCACGAGACCGGCTGCCAGGCAAGGACTTCGAGCGCGAACCACTGATCGCGGTCGTCTGCTCCTACTACGAGGGCCTGCTGGCCGAGCTGCACGCCGGCCAAGCCATGCAGCGCGTACTGCTCACCGCCACCACGCTGGGCCTGTCCGCCTCGTTCATCGCCCAACCGATCGAAGTGCCCGAATGCCGCAAGCAGCTGCGCCACCTGCTGGGCGCCGGCATCACCCCCCAAACCATCCTGCGAATCGGTCACGGCAGCCCGGTCGCGCCCACACCCCGACGTCCGGTGGCGGAACTGCTCATCGACGCCGAGCGGATGCTGCCGGGAGGCAACCCGTGA
- a CDS encoding universal stress protein, giving the protein MSTKAVLVGLSPGTDSLGTIIWPAEYAGRLRAPLRVVLADGGSLPALYNATATVRIRYPRLALSATTADSGLPDALLGRTGDAHLTVVDRAAADAGMAATVAAQASCPVATVAPGTAWDGENRPILVGADGTEHSEQALRWAFTEADRLGRGVRVVHCQPHRTSTEQRNSVFDLVSLFTGRYPAMAVQLHTTVCPPAKALAWHSPSASMVVVGHREHGVGGRIYRRVLREAACPVVIAGPDTILDAAIAAPALNTVRS; this is encoded by the coding sequence GTGAGCACCAAGGCCGTCCTGGTCGGGCTGTCGCCCGGCACCGACTCACTGGGGACCATCATCTGGCCCGCGGAGTACGCCGGCCGCCTGCGGGCACCGCTGCGCGTCGTGCTCGCCGACGGCGGCAGCCTGCCCGCGCTCTACAACGCGACCGCGACCGTCCGCATTCGGTACCCGCGACTGGCGCTGTCCGCGACGACGGCCGACAGCGGTCTCCCTGACGCTTTGCTCGGTCGGACCGGCGACGCACACCTGACCGTTGTCGACCGTGCCGCCGCCGATGCCGGCATGGCTGCGACCGTGGCGGCGCAGGCGAGCTGCCCGGTCGCCACTGTCGCCCCCGGAACGGCCTGGGACGGCGAGAACCGGCCGATCCTGGTCGGAGCGGACGGGACCGAACACTCCGAGCAGGCACTGCGCTGGGCGTTCACCGAGGCCGACCGGCTCGGCCGCGGCGTCCGCGTCGTGCACTGCCAGCCACACCGCACGAGCACCGAACAGCGCAACTCCGTGTTCGACCTGGTCTCGCTGTTCACCGGCCGCTACCCCGCGATGGCCGTGCAGCTGCACACCACGGTGTGCCCGCCCGCAAAGGCGCTGGCGTGGCACTCGCCGTCGGCGTCGATGGTCGTCGTCGGCCACCGCGAACACGGCGTCGGCGGCCGCATCTACCGCAGGGTGCTGCGCGAGGCGGCCTGCCCGGTCGTCATCGCCGGC